In the Caenorhabditis elegans chromosome X genome, one interval contains:
- the R02E4.3 gene encoding Ovule protein (Confirmed by transcript evidence) produces the protein MKVQTGVSSKDVSTLKELAELEKHQDAAKANEQNLKTEAETKEEQNQEEVQKSLVVDAIHSAKAKWDQCFLKPDNCCVVKAVRKITT, from the exons ATGAAGGTTCAAACCGGAGTTTCGAGCAAGGATGTTTCAACTCTCAAAGAATTGGCAGAACTTGAGAAGCATCAGGATGCTGCTAAGGCTAATGAACAGAACTTGAAAACTGAAGCGGAGACAAAAGAAGAACAGAATCAAGAAGAGGTACAGAAATCTCTAGTTGTGGATGCTATCCA ttctgcCAAAGCAAAATGGGATCAATGCTTCTTGAAACCAGACAACTGCTGTGTGGTGAAAGCTGTTCGCAAAATCACAACTTGA